A part of Coriobacteriia bacterium genomic DNA contains:
- a CDS encoding GNAT family N-acetyltransferase: MMNDQETRYFELSMESLRAIGAWAADCAERALPIFETHDDSDGRPRAAIAGIREFAAGGRRSAHLRTLAMAAHAAAREIDDPAPAAAARAAGLAAASAYTHPLADVHQTKHIVGAAAYAALAHELAHIGAPGAADSEVRRAVESAPPQAREVLLHMPARSRGRGRIDALMYDVDSGIRGLSPGIGRDSALQLTIRTATHDDAEPLRRYAERLFTEDLPGIFRRPIPTLDEERAFISAHLASARSTLLLAEVEGTVVGLVDLIGGSLPDESHVGTFGLSVDRDWRARGVGGALLDALVDWAATAGVSRIQGYVWATNPRALALYERHGFEREGLLKRAIIRDGTPIDVWSIARLLDS, translated from the coding sequence GTGATGAACGATCAGGAGACTCGGTACTTCGAGCTCAGCATGGAGTCGCTGCGGGCCATCGGGGCATGGGCTGCGGACTGCGCCGAGCGGGCGCTCCCGATCTTCGAGACGCATGATGATTCGGACGGGCGACCGAGAGCAGCCATCGCGGGTATCCGCGAATTCGCGGCCGGGGGAAGGCGCTCGGCACACCTGCGCACGCTGGCGATGGCAGCGCATGCAGCCGCTCGCGAGATCGACGATCCGGCGCCGGCTGCGGCGGCCCGGGCTGCAGGGCTGGCCGCGGCGAGCGCCTATACGCACCCCTTGGCCGACGTTCATCAGACCAAGCACATCGTCGGTGCAGCGGCGTACGCCGCGCTCGCACACGAGCTTGCGCACATCGGCGCGCCCGGGGCGGCCGATTCCGAGGTACGCCGTGCCGTCGAATCCGCTCCTCCGCAGGCACGGGAGGTCTTGCTTCACATGCCCGCTCGCTCGCGTGGCCGCGGGCGCATCGACGCCCTCATGTACGACGTGGACTCGGGCATTCGAGGCCTGAGCCCCGGAATCGGAAGGGATAGCGCGTTGCAGCTGACCATCCGCACGGCCACTCACGATGACGCGGAGCCGCTGAGGCGATACGCCGAACGGCTCTTCACGGAGGACTTGCCGGGCATCTTCCGTCGCCCTATTCCCACTCTGGACGAGGAGCGCGCCTTCATCTCGGCCCACCTTGCATCCGCGCGCAGCACACTGCTGCTCGCTGAGGTCGAGGGCACCGTCGTCGGGCTGGTGGACCTTATCGGCGGGAGCTTGCCCGATGAGTCTCACGTAGGCACGTTCGGGCTATCGGTGGATCGCGACTGGCGCGCCCGCGGGGTCGGAGGCGCGCTACTCGACGCCCTCGTGGACTGGGCTGCTACCGCGGGCGTCTCGCGCATCCAAGGCTACGTCTGGGCGACGAACCCGCGCGCGCTCGCGCTCTATGAGCGACATGGCTTCGAGCGAGAGGGTCTGCTCAAGCGCGCGATCATCCGCGACGGCACGCCCATCGATGTGTGGTCCATCGCACGCCTGCTGGACAGCTAG
- a CDS encoding DUF1294 domain-containing protein: protein MRTCVTSTSTRMLPSMRSSSRIGLNRRATCPDGVSPSMFAERRTRFTLLGAAFLGVVCMLSLAGVLPLWIAALYSMMSLVLFLAYAADKSAAQRGRWRTSETALHLLALAGGWPGAMAAQQLFRHKTQKQPFQRVFWATVLANVGLLVLVVVGWG, encoded by the coding sequence ATGAGAACGTGCGTTACCTCGACATCTACGAGGATGCTCCCTTCGATGAGAAGCAGTTCGCGGATTGGGTTGAACAGGCGAGCCACTTGCCCGGATGGGGTCAGCCCTAGTATGTTCGCGGAGCGACGTACCCGATTCACCCTGTTGGGCGCAGCGTTCTTGGGTGTCGTATGCATGCTCTCGCTCGCCGGCGTGCTGCCGCTGTGGATTGCGGCTCTCTACTCAATGATGAGCCTCGTGCTGTTCTTGGCGTACGCCGCCGACAAGTCCGCAGCTCAACGCGGCCGTTGGCGGACCTCTGAGACCGCGCTTCATCTTCTCGCGCTGGCGGGTGGTTGGCCGGGAGCCATGGCGGCGCAGCAGCTGTTTCGTCACAAGACGCAGAAGCAGCCCTTCCAGCGGGTCTTCTGGGCAACGGTTCTTGCCAACGTGGGGCTGCTCGTTCTCGTGGTTGTCGGCTGGGGTTAG
- a CDS encoding DUF1801 domain-containing protein, which translates to MKDQSAETPGQPKEPVLLSGGNPQIPKGDGDGPVQAYIAAMPGWKHELGLRLDAIIVRTIPDVRKAVRWNSPFYGAPEHGWLLNFHCFNKYVKVAFFDGASLDPVPPGVSKDENVRYLDIYEDAPFDEKQFADWVEQASHLPGWGQP; encoded by the coding sequence ATGAAGGACCAATCAGCTGAAACGCCAGGACAGCCCAAAGAGCCGGTGCTGCTCTCGGGAGGGAATCCTCAGATTCCCAAGGGCGATGGCGACGGACCGGTCCAGGCGTACATCGCCGCAATGCCCGGCTGGAAGCACGAACTTGGTCTGCGCCTTGACGCTATCATCGTGCGCACCATCCCGGACGTGCGCAAAGCCGTCCGCTGGAATTCGCCGTTCTACGGAGCGCCGGAGCATGGATGGCTCCTCAATTTCCACTGCTTCAACAAGTACGTGAAGGTCGCGTTCTTCGATGGCGCTTCCCTCGACCCCGTGCCGCCTGGCGTGTCCAAGGATGAGAACGTGCGTTACCTCGACATCTACGAGGATGCTCCCTTCGATGAGAAGCAGTTCGCGGATTGGGTTGAACAGGCGAGCCACTTGCCCGGATGGGGTCAGCCCTAG
- a CDS encoding DUF2277 domain-containing protein, producing MCRSIRVLFNFEPHATDEEIRAAALQYVRKVSGSAKPSQANVAAFEQAVDDVAGATARLLDSLTTSAPSRDREVERAKAHERARRRFGDA from the coding sequence ATGTGCAGAAGCATCCGAGTCCTCTTCAACTTCGAGCCTCACGCAACCGACGAGGAGATCAGAGCAGCCGCTCTACAGTACGTTCGGAAGGTCAGCGGCTCTGCGAAGCCATCGCAGGCGAATGTGGCCGCCTTCGAGCAGGCCGTGGATGACGTCGCCGGCGCGACGGCAAGGCTCCTCGACTCGCTGACGACCAGCGCGCCGTCCCGAGACCGAGAGGTCGAACGAGCGAAAGCCCATGAGCGCGCGCGGCGGAGGTTCGGTGATGCGTAA